Proteins from one Pseudomonadota bacterium genomic window:
- a CDS encoding amidase — MHDATALAASIAAGHLTAKAAMAASLDAAKRSQHLGALARVEPQLGLARADASDARYASQRGPFEGVPFLAKDLGGYGAGLAPAAGNAALRARSPDPEASDELFEAFGSAGLVSFGLTTVPEFGLALTSEPPEGPVALNPFDAALSPGGSSGGAAAAVAAGIAAIAHATDAAGSTRVPAACCGLVGLKATQGRVPGAPHFNNFLMGIASEQVVTRSVRDARAVFDAVKLDTGPAHSIERVGICLPAAASADSAAKMDEVAGALAEAGCDVARLPPIDEWGTRAQALTIPIFAASLANWLDGVGIDDAQITPINAAMAARGRAMDAPTLFANSTEMMRLSHEVAGLFEGHDALIMPVLADGPPQVGFFDPNQTDVEARLDQMNALAPNVAVANVTGLPALAVPFGMMPAPRAHLPFGFQIMGPSGSDEALFELASKIEALAPPIAFPNPIAGLSA; from the coding sequence GTGCATGATGCAACCGCTCTCGCCGCGTCGATCGCGGCGGGGCATCTGACGGCGAAAGCCGCGATGGCGGCGTCGCTCGATGCTGCTAAGCGGAGCCAGCATTTGGGCGCGCTTGCGCGGGTCGAACCGCAGCTTGGCCTTGCCCGCGCGGACGCCAGTGATGCGCGATACGCATCACAACGCGGTCCTTTCGAAGGCGTGCCGTTCCTCGCCAAGGATTTGGGCGGCTATGGCGCGGGCCTCGCCCCGGCTGCTGGTAACGCGGCGCTGCGAGCGCGTTCGCCGGACCCCGAAGCCAGTGATGAGTTGTTCGAAGCGTTCGGTTCTGCGGGGCTCGTGTCATTCGGGCTGACAACGGTGCCGGAATTCGGCCTCGCACTGACCAGCGAGCCGCCGGAGGGCCCCGTCGCCTTGAACCCCTTCGATGCGGCCTTGTCGCCGGGCGGATCATCAGGCGGTGCTGCCGCAGCGGTCGCAGCTGGGATTGCTGCCATCGCCCATGCAACCGATGCCGCCGGTTCAACGCGTGTGCCAGCAGCATGCTGCGGGCTGGTTGGGCTGAAAGCCACACAGGGCAGGGTGCCAGGAGCGCCCCATTTCAACAACTTCCTCATGGGGATCGCCAGCGAGCAAGTCGTCACGCGCTCGGTGCGGGATGCCCGCGCTGTTTTCGACGCGGTGAAGCTTGATACCGGGCCCGCACACAGCATCGAACGGGTTGGTATCTGCCTCCCCGCAGCGGCGAGCGCCGACAGCGCCGCAAAGATGGATGAGGTGGCCGGCGCTCTTGCAGAAGCGGGATGCGATGTTGCGCGCCTACCGCCGATCGACGAGTGGGGTACGCGGGCGCAAGCCTTGACGATCCCTATCTTCGCCGCGTCTCTCGCGAACTGGCTTGATGGCGTTGGCATTGACGATGCGCAGATCACACCGATCAACGCCGCGATGGCAGCGCGCGGCCGGGCGATGGATGCACCCACTCTGTTTGCGAACTCCACAGAGATGATGCGGCTCAGCCACGAGGTGGCCGGGCTGTTTGAAGGTCATGATGCGCTCATCATGCCCGTCCTTGCGGACGGTCCGCCGCAGGTTGGGTTTTTCGATCCCAACCAGACCGACGTTGAGGCGCGCCTCGACCAGATGAACGCGCTGGCACCGAATGTTGCGGTGGCGAACGTGACGGGGCTACCCGCGCTCGCCGTACCCTTTGGCATGATGCCGGCACCACGCGCTCATCTGCCGTTCGGCTTTCAGATCATGGGGCCGTCTGGGAGCGATGAGGCGCTTTTCGAACTGGCCTCGAAGATCGAAGCGCTTGCGCCGCCGATCGCGTTTCCCAATCCGATCGCGGGGTTGAGCGCGTGA
- a CDS encoding ABC transporter permease translates to MRLERRTDTSLALIATAPLAAIALALALGSILIGVAGVNPLGAYVHLIEGSLGSRLAITETLTRATPLILTGLAAAVAFRCKLWNIGGEGQFYVGALMTAWLGHSIVTGLPAPLAIAIIIVAGMFVGALLLAGPAILRLRFGVDEVVTTLLLNFVVILFVGLMIEGPMRDPLAFGWPRSIPVDGDLRLPDLVQRSRLHVGLLIACAAALLVWLVLARTRFGLESRAVGHNAKAAAFAGVALPKTVLGTAFLSGGLAGLAGVVEVLGVTGHVTTTLSPGYGYSGIVVAMLAALHPIGVVAAAVFVAMIFVGADAMARATGVPSFIADVILSVSLLSMLVALLFTTYRIRR, encoded by the coding sequence ATGCGGCTTGAACGGCGGACGGATACGTCGCTGGCACTGATCGCCACCGCGCCGTTGGCTGCCATAGCGCTGGCGCTCGCACTTGGCTCGATCCTCATCGGCGTCGCCGGGGTTAACCCGCTGGGCGCATATGTCCACCTTATCGAAGGGTCACTCGGTTCTCGGCTCGCGATAACCGAAACGCTGACCCGCGCCACGCCCTTGATCCTGACGGGCCTTGCAGCGGCTGTCGCCTTTCGCTGCAAGCTCTGGAACATCGGCGGCGAGGGCCAGTTCTACGTCGGCGCGCTGATGACCGCATGGCTCGGCCATTCCATCGTGACCGGGCTGCCCGCACCGCTCGCGATCGCCATCATCATTGTCGCTGGCATGTTTGTCGGTGCGCTTCTCCTCGCTGGGCCGGCGATTTTGCGTTTGCGCTTTGGCGTCGATGAGGTGGTGACGACGCTGCTCCTGAATTTCGTCGTCATCCTGTTTGTCGGCCTGATGATCGAGGGGCCGATGCGCGACCCGCTCGCCTTCGGCTGGCCGCGTTCGATCCCGGTGGATGGTGACCTGCGGCTACCGGATCTGGTGCAACGCTCGCGTCTGCATGTCGGGCTGCTGATCGCCTGCGCCGCTGCTCTCCTGGTCTGGCTTGTTTTGGCGCGTACACGGTTCGGGCTCGAAAGCCGCGCGGTCGGCCACAACGCAAAGGCGGCGGCTTTCGCAGGTGTCGCGCTTCCCAAGACCGTCCTTGGTACCGCTTTCCTGTCCGGTGGATTGGCCGGCCTTGCTGGCGTCGTCGAAGTCCTCGGCGTGACCGGCCATGTGACCACGACCTTGTCGCCGGGCTACGGCTATTCGGGCATCGTCGTTGCGATGCTGGCGGCGCTCCACCCGATTGGCGTCGTTGCGGCAGCGGTCTTCGTCGCGATGATCTTTGTCGGGGCCGACGCGATGGCGCGGGCAACGGGTGTGCCCAGCTTCATCGCCGACGTCATCCTATCGGTCAGCCTGTTGAGCATGCTCGTCGCGCTGTTGTTCACCACCTACCGGATACGGCGCTAG
- a CDS encoding ABC transporter ATP-binding protein — translation MRFGDLVANDAISLSLAKGEILALLGENGAGKTTLMNILFGHYKADDGTVEVHGKQLPPGKPRAAIDAGVGMVHQHFTLAGNLTVLDNITLGSERLSAPTSGRRAARKKLLALADRFGLPINPDARVASLSVGERQRVEILKALYRDASILILDEPTAVLARPEAEKLFITLREMAADGLSIIFISHKLHEVMAGSDRVTVLRGGKVVAERKTTDTSPQELAELMVGRQVTRPKREVQQSGEPVLIAKDVCVGPPEARALDGLTLDVRAGEILGIVGVSGNGQAALGGLLSGLELPSAGTLHVRGDDGALIDLGNLAPRERVRLGIGRVPEDRHAEGVVGDLSVWENAVLEQLRSRRFSSLGFIRQASGRQHAQNLIDTYDIRGAGPATRTRLLSGGNMQKLILGRVLEARPRFLFANQPTRGLDEGAIAAVHGHLLKARQQGAAVLLITEELEEATALADRVQAMVKGKLSAPVASEDIDAQTLGLMMAGQWDAVPDRDAGPQGKSHAA, via the coding sequence ATGCGGTTCGGTGATCTGGTCGCAAACGATGCCATCTCGCTGTCGCTGGCAAAGGGCGAAATCCTGGCGCTGCTGGGCGAAAACGGTGCGGGTAAGACCACGCTGATGAACATCCTGTTCGGCCACTACAAGGCCGATGACGGCACCGTCGAAGTGCACGGCAAACAGCTGCCGCCGGGCAAGCCCCGCGCCGCAATCGATGCAGGGGTTGGCATGGTGCATCAGCACTTCACCCTGGCGGGCAATTTGACCGTACTCGACAACATCACGCTTGGCTCGGAACGTCTCAGCGCGCCGACGAGCGGGCGTCGCGCGGCGCGGAAGAAGTTGCTAGCGCTCGCGGATCGGTTCGGCCTGCCTATCAACCCCGACGCGCGCGTTGCCAGCCTTTCGGTCGGCGAGCGACAGCGTGTTGAGATCCTCAAGGCCCTCTATCGGGATGCCAGTATCCTGATCCTTGATGAGCCCACGGCCGTGCTGGCGCGACCGGAAGCGGAGAAACTGTTTATCACCTTGCGCGAGATGGCGGCGGATGGGTTGTCGATCATCTTCATTTCGCACAAGCTGCACGAGGTTATGGCGGGTTCCGACCGCGTGACGGTGTTGCGCGGAGGTAAGGTTGTGGCCGAGCGCAAGACGACTGATACCTCGCCGCAAGAGTTGGCCGAACTGATGGTCGGGCGGCAGGTCACAAGGCCCAAGCGCGAGGTGCAGCAGTCTGGCGAGCCCGTCTTGATTGCCAAGGACGTATGCGTCGGCCCGCCCGAAGCGCGGGCCCTCGATGGGCTGACGCTGGACGTCCGGGCGGGAGAAATCCTGGGTATTGTCGGCGTGTCCGGCAATGGTCAGGCGGCGCTTGGCGGCCTTCTTAGCGGGCTGGAGCTGCCAAGCGCTGGAACCTTGCACGTGCGCGGCGACGATGGGGCGCTGATCGATCTTGGCAATCTGGCGCCGCGCGAACGCGTCAGGCTTGGGATTGGTCGCGTGCCCGAAGACCGCCACGCTGAGGGCGTTGTCGGCGATCTGTCGGTCTGGGAAAACGCCGTTCTCGAACAGCTGCGCAGCAGGCGGTTTTCCTCGCTTGGTTTCATTCGCCAGGCCTCGGGACGGCAGCACGCCCAAAATCTCATCGACACCTACGATATCCGTGGCGCGGGGCCGGCCACGCGGACACGTCTCCTGTCCGGCGGTAACATGCAGAAGCTCATTCTTGGCCGCGTACTCGAAGCGCGGCCGCGTTTCCTTTTTGCCAACCAGCCAACGCGCGGCCTGGACGAAGGCGCCATCGCAGCCGTGCACGGCCATCTGCTGAAGGCGCGCCAGCAAGGCGCGGCGGTTCTGCTGATCACCGAGGAACTTGAGGAAGCGACGGCACTCGCGGACCGGGTACAGGCTATGGTCAAAGGCAAGCTGTCCGCACCCGTCGCAAGCGAAGACATCGATGCGCAGACGCTTGGTCTGATGATGGCCGGACAGTGGGATGCGGTGCCAGACCGGGACGCTGGACCGCAAGGGAAAAGCCATGCGGCTTGA
- a CDS encoding BMP family protein produces the protein MPAVLRGASAMDPIKVAGVHNSPVENAWNSRIHLALQEAAEAGKIMYEFSEAVAAPDYPRAMREYAESGVKLIWGESYAVENEAREVAEDYPDVAFLMGSSGGPQGDNFGVFGTRNHEAAYLAGMLAGEMSESNVFGSVGGFPIPEVNLLINAFRAGVSEVNADATFLNGFIGAWFDPARAKEAALAQIDAGADILFGERIGTADAAQERGIKAIGSLIDYTPRYPETVFANAIWNYGPTIDAIVADIGEGNPVGKDYTEFSFMVHGGNALIFVEDMVPADAIAPMLEKQAMIEAGDFDVPINNEEPA, from the coding sequence ATGCCGGCTGTTTTGCGCGGCGCATCCGCTATGGACCCCATCAAGGTTGCAGGCGTTCACAACTCTCCGGTCGAAAACGCCTGGAACTCCCGCATCCATCTGGCGCTTCAGGAAGCCGCTGAAGCTGGCAAGATCATGTACGAGTTTTCCGAAGCCGTTGCCGCGCCCGATTATCCGCGCGCGATGCGCGAATATGCCGAGTCTGGCGTCAAGCTGATCTGGGGCGAGAGCTACGCCGTCGAGAATGAAGCGCGCGAGGTCGCCGAAGACTATCCCGATGTTGCCTTCCTGATGGGCTCGTCGGGTGGACCGCAGGGCGACAACTTTGGCGTTTTCGGGACCCGCAACCACGAAGCGGCGTATCTGGCCGGTATGCTCGCCGGGGAAATGTCGGAATCGAATGTCTTCGGCTCCGTGGGCGGCTTCCCGATCCCGGAAGTGAATCTGTTGATCAACGCTTTCCGCGCTGGCGTTTCCGAGGTCAACGCGGACGCCACGTTCCTCAACGGTTTCATCGGCGCCTGGTTTGATCCGGCGCGCGCCAAAGAGGCGGCGCTGGCGCAGATCGATGCTGGCGCGGACATCCTGTTCGGTGAGCGCATCGGCACGGCGGACGCCGCGCAGGAGCGGGGCATCAAAGCCATTGGTTCGCTGATCGACTACACGCCACGCTACCCCGAAACGGTATTTGCGAACGCGATCTGGAACTATGGCCCGACCATTGATGCGATCGTTGCCGACATCGGCGAAGGCAATCCGGTCGGCAAGGACTACACCGAGTTCTCCTTCATGGTGCACGGCGGCAACGCGCTGATCTTCGTTGAAGATATGGTGCCCGCCGATGCGATCGCGCCCATGCTGGAAAAGCAGGCGATGATCGAGGCTGGTGACTTCGACGTGCCGATCAACAATGAAGAACCCGCCTAA
- a CDS encoding amidohydrolase family protein translates to MFDLIVRNARVHRPVEGGEVTESPQLRDIGVQGDTIIAIEPALEGGTGQEIDAGGYLVAPPFVDPHFHMDATLSLGMPRLNQSGTLLEGIGLWGELKPHLTQDAVKERALRYCDLAVAQGLLAIRTHVDVCDDRLLAVEALLDVQKTVAPVIDLQLVAFPQDGLYRSPGAEGNLIRALDMGVDVVGGIPHFERTMADGARSLTQLCEIAAERGLQVDIHCDETDDPNSRHIETLAYETTRLGLGERVVGSHCTSMHSFDNYYVTKLMPLIAESGMQIIPNPLINITLQGRSDAYPKRRGLTRVPELRAAGVNVAFGQDCCMDPWYPLGSADMLEVAHMAVHALPMTAREGMAWAFDSVTLGGARAMGLPDPTLRVGGPASMVIVQAQGPIEAVRLKPTRLAVIRNGKPIAHTPPRVTTLSIEGRPPTVDPASYAPQTTH, encoded by the coding sequence ATGTTTGACCTCATCGTCCGCAACGCCCGCGTCCACCGTCCGGTGGAGGGGGGCGAGGTGACAGAGAGCCCCCAGTTGCGCGATATCGGCGTTCAAGGCGACACGATTATCGCCATCGAGCCGGCGCTTGAAGGAGGTACAGGCCAGGAGATCGACGCGGGTGGCTATCTCGTTGCGCCCCCCTTCGTGGATCCCCATTTTCACATGGATGCAACGCTGAGCCTTGGCATGCCCCGGCTCAACCAATCGGGCACCTTGCTGGAGGGCATAGGCCTGTGGGGCGAACTCAAGCCGCATCTGACCCAGGACGCCGTCAAGGAGCGGGCGTTGCGCTACTGCGATCTGGCTGTCGCGCAGGGCCTGCTCGCAATCCGGACCCATGTTGATGTGTGCGATGATCGCCTTCTGGCGGTTGAGGCGCTCCTCGATGTTCAGAAGACGGTCGCGCCCGTCATTGACCTGCAACTGGTCGCCTTCCCGCAGGATGGGCTTTACCGGTCTCCCGGGGCTGAGGGTAACCTGATTCGCGCGCTCGATATGGGGGTCGATGTGGTCGGCGGGATACCGCACTTTGAGCGCACCATGGCCGATGGTGCCCGCTCGCTGACACAGCTATGCGAGATCGCCGCCGAACGCGGTCTGCAGGTGGATATCCATTGTGACGAAACCGACGACCCCAACTCGCGCCACATCGAAACGTTGGCCTATGAGACCACGCGCCTTGGATTGGGCGAACGCGTCGTCGGCTCACACTGCACCTCGATGCATTCGTTCGACAATTACTATGTCACCAAGCTCATGCCGCTCATTGCGGAAAGCGGCATGCAGATCATTCCCAACCCGCTGATCAACATCACTCTGCAAGGCCGATCCGACGCCTACCCCAAACGCCGTGGCCTTACGCGTGTGCCGGAACTGCGCGCGGCGGGGGTCAACGTCGCCTTCGGGCAAGATTGCTGCATGGATCCGTGGTACCCCCTGGGCTCCGCAGACATGCTGGAGGTCGCACACATGGCCGTTCATGCGCTGCCGATGACGGCGCGCGAGGGCATGGCGTGGGCGTTCGATTCCGTCACGCTCGGCGGCGCCCGTGCGATGGGCCTGCCCGACCCCACTCTGCGCGTCGGCGGGCCGGCATCAATGGTCATCGTGCAAGCGCAGGGACCAATCGAAGCGGTGCGCCTCAAGCCCACACGCCTCGCAGTCATTCGCAACGGCAAACCCATCGCCCACACCCCGCCCCGTGTCACGACGTTATCGATCGAAGGCCGGCCACCGACCGTCGACCCCGCTAGCTATGCTCCTCAAACAACACATTGA